TTTGAGCCACGGTGGTCGGATCGCACTGGAGCCGTCAGGCAGGGTCGGCACGAGGATGACCTCCAGCGACGGTTCCGTGTCCCGCACCGCGGCACCCATCGCGAGCTCGGTGAAGTCGCCGCTGGTCGCCAGCCACTCGCCGAGCGTCGCGCGGTCGTCCTCCGCGCCGGCCCACGGACGGACGCACCACTGCGCCGCCTTGGCCCGGGCCTTGGCGATCTGAGCCAGATACTTCCCGCGGGCCGTGTTGACGGGTCCTGCCCAGTCCGACAAGAGCTCCGCTTCGGGGCCTAGCGCCGAGGCAACCAGCGGCGCCGTGTCCTGCGGGAGCGTGATGACGGCGCCGTGCTTGGTGAGCGCCTCTGTGGTGCGCAGCAGGAGGTACCCGCCGTAGACGATCTCTGATCCCTTGGTCGGCGCGGGGATGGGACCCGAACCGACGTCGGTCAGGAAAAATGTGCGCGCTTCACGGTGGGACTCCGGGCGGGCTCGCCACGAATGGCGATGGAGCCTGCCGATTCTCTGGAGGAGGAGGTCGGCCGGGGCGATGTCGGTGTAGAGGGCGTCGAAGTCGATGTCCAGACTCTGCTCGACCACCTGCGTCGCCACGACCACCTGGCCGGGCCGAGTTTCCTCGTCAGACCCCTTCCCGAACCGGTGGATGAGGTCGAGGTCGTTGTTGGCGCGGTCGACCGCAATGAATCCCGCATGGTTGAGCGTCACCGGCAACCCCGCCTCGGTCAGCGCATCGGCGGTGGCCTGGGCATCCTTGACGGTGTTGCGCACCACAAGAACACACGCGCCCGCGTCCGCGTCTGCACGAACCGATGCGACGATCTCCTCCACGCTGGTTCCATGCCACGACCAGGTGACGCTGCGTTCCTGGCCCCGCTCGTCCACCACCTCGAGCCTCACGGGCTGGTCATCGCGCGGGACAACCGAGATCAGCGGGTAGTCGTCCTCACACATAGGGAGGGCATCGATCTCTGCGGAGCGCGCGCCCGCGTAGGCTTTCATCATTGCCCGCTTCCGCTCGGCGGTGAGTGTTGCGGAGAGGACGATGATAGAAACGTCGTAGGCGCCCAGCCAGCTGAGAACAGACTCCAGATAAACCGACATGAATTCGTCGCTGGAGTGCGCTTCATCGATGATGACAATCTTCCCGGAGAGTGCGACGTGGGCGAGCATGAGGTGCTTGCGCTGCAGCCCGGCCATGAGCAGCTGATCGATCGTCACCACGCTGAAATTTGCAAGCAGACGACGCTTGGAGGAAAGGAACCACTGATGCACGACGGCATTGCACAGCATGCCGTCGGTTTCATCCTCATGGATGCCGGAGCTTCTGGCTGTGTTGAACACGTGATCGAAGTTACGCACCGCCTCAGACATTTTGGCGTAGCGCCTGTTGAGGGAGGCCTTTCCATGGCCGAGGGTCACGGCCCAGGCCGCGGACTCCTTGGGGAGTTCTGGCAGTCTCTCCAGCCAGTCCGCGATGCGGGTGAACATTGCGTCCGTCGTTGCCTGGGTGGGCAGGGCGATGAGGATTCCCTGAGCTCCCCGTTGGGCGCCAACCACCTCAGCCACAGCCAACGCGGCCTCCGTCTTTCCTCCTCCAGTGCTGGTCTCGATGAACATGAGCCCCACGTCCACAGTCGAAGCCAACTCAACCGCTGTCTGCTGAACGGCGTGCGGAACCGCGTCGTCGGGGAGGGCGAACCGGGCGCGGAAGAACGCCTCGAGGTCGCTCGTGTCCACGGGCGCTGGCTCCCACGGAGGAGGCATCGCCGCCTCCTCCCATCCGTGGAGCGCCCGCGCACCCATGTCAAGAGTCGGCGCCCCATCCTCGTCGCGACCGCGGAGCGGAAACAGTCTCGTGTTTGAGGCCAACCAGTCAGAGACAATCACGAGTCCGGTCACCTCGACCAGAATGGGAAGCGGAATACGCGGCAGATCGCCACTCACGAGAACCTCAGAGAATCCGGTGAGCTCACTGATCCAGTCGATGAGCTCATTGCGCACCGCCCGCCAGGGATCTCCTCCCATTCCCTGCTTCCGAATGCGCGGGTTTCGCATTCGTCCCTCTGCCATCGGGGTACCATGGTGAGCGCCGACGACGGAGGCGAGCGGTTCTGCGACCTCCTTGTCGAGCCCTTCGAGCATGAGCCACTGCCTCAAGGAGTACTCGCTGATCAACGAGTGAGGCAGTTCCCGTCGGTCGTCGCGGATCTCGCTCATCAGGCGGCAGGCGAGGCCGGCGTCGCGTGCCTTCTGCGCCAACGGCTCGCTTTGAGCGACAAACGCGGGGGCTGCTTTTCCCACGTCATGTACGCCCGCGAGAAACAGCACCATAGACCTGAACTGCCCGTCACTCAGTCCCGTGGAATTCCAGCGCTCTCTGACAGTGTGGGAAATCCAACTGTCATAGAGATACGCAGCGATCCAGACGCTGTCGAGGAGATGCTGATCAAGAGGCAGCCACTCGGTTGGCCCTCCGGTCTTGGCCCAGACCGACATCGCCTGCTCACTGAGTTGCCTCGTCGTCATTATCCCCACCCCGGTCGGAGATTGTCTGCGGGCTGTGCAACGCTGCTCATGTCACCCGCGAAGGAACCTTCACTGGCTCCTTCGAAGAAGGATAGCACGCCATCCGTCACGAGGCGGCTAGTTTGCGCAACAATTTCCGGAAGCCCCGCCGAGGCGGGGAACACAGGTACCTACAGGCCTTCGCAAGAGGCGGCTAGCGGATCATCCCCGATCACGGGGCACACCTGCGGGCGCGTCACACCTTACGGGGCGAAGGGCCAGACGGCGAGCAGATCGCGCCGGTCAAGGAGCGCCCTCGCCCACCGCGATGGAGCCGGGTCGGCGTGGTGCCTAGCTAGCTAGTAGTAGTTACCTCCCCGCCCCCGCCCAATCACTCTGGCAGCTTACCGATCCCGATCCAACTGATCTCGAGAGCAGAGGGCACCGGGCTGCTCGGTACCAGCGGTCGCTGTACGAGACTGCCGTGGGCGCGAAGTAATAGGTTTCCCCGTCCATCAGGAACTTGAGCAGGACGAACTCGGCTTCGCTGGCGCTGGCCCCTAGCCTCGATCGTTCATGGCGGAGTGAGCGACGCGTGCTGCAGATAGGCCGGAGTGCCTTCTGACTACGGGATACTTGGACATGCGACTGTTCAAAACCCCTGAAGTGGAAGGCACTCCGTAGGTGAAGCGTACTTCGTGGTCCACCGGTATGTCCGTGACCGGCGATGGCGGCGCGGTGATCGCCCACGCCGGCAGCATCGGACTCAGGATGCTGGCCGAGAACACCGGCCTGACCGGAGCCCTATCGACGGCGATGGCCCGGCGTTCGTTCATCCCCTCGGTGCATGACCGCGGCCAGGTACTGACCGATGTCGCGGTGATGCTCGCCGACGGCGGGGAGGCGATCTCCGACATCGACGTGCTGCGCCACCAGGGGCAGGTGCTGGGGCCGGTCGCGTCTGCTCCGACGGTGTGGCGTGCGTTGGACGAGGTCACCGACGCCAGGCGCAGGAAGATCCAGGCGGCCCGGGCCCGCGTCCGTCGCCACGTCTGGGCCCAACTGACAGCCGCTGGCGGTGTCCCGGCCTCGAAGGTCGCCGGGACCGATCTCGGCAGCACGGTGGTGTTGGATGTCGATGCCACGATCGTGGTGACGCACTCGGAGAAGGAGTTGGCGTCGCCGACGTTTAAGAGGACGTTCGGGTATCACCCGATCGGTGTGTGGTGCGACAACACGGGCGAGTTCCTCGCCGCCGCGCTGCGGACCGGGACGGTGGCAGCGACGCCGGTCCGGCCCGCGGCAGCGGGGCGCCAGTGCGGCTCTCCACGCTCACGCTGGGGCAGGGTGACCCCCACTGCGGGCACGTTTCCGCGGGCGCACACACACCCGCCACTTCAGGCCAACGGCGGGGAGCGCGGAATCGAGCCCGTAGTGGCACCCTCTGGTCTGCTGCCTGAGCGTGGGGCCCCGCACTGGCGCCCCTTCTCCGCGGCGATGGCGGCAGGGCCGCCGGAGCGACCGGTCAGCTGGAACCGGAGTCCATAGCACTTGTTATACTCGGCTCATGTCCAGCACCCTGGCGGAGGCAGCGCGCCGCGCGGACCAACTGATCGCACAGGGCCGTGGCGAGTTGGTCCGAGCCGTGCGGCAGGCTTCTGCAGCCGGAATGACGCAGACGCAGATCGCGGCCGAGATCGGTCGAAGCCAGCCCGAGGTGTCCCGCCTGCTCCGCTTCCACGGCACGTCCCCGTTGGGTCGAAGGTTGCGCCAGCACGCAGGTGAAGTCAAGGGGCTCGTGGCAGCTGCCGGTGGCCGCGATGTCCGCGTCTTCGGATCTGTGGCTACGGGGCAGGACCATGAGGGCTCTGACGTCGATCTGCTGTTCACGATGGCCCGCCCCCTCAGTCTGATGCAGCTCGGTGCGCTTGAGCGCGACGTGAGCCGGGTGGTGGGGTGCCCGGTGGATCTGGTGCCCGACACGGTGTTACGGCCCGATCTTCGGGATCGGATCCTCGCCGAGGCGGTAGCGCTCTGAACAGAGACACTTCTGATATCCGGGGCGACGCTCTTGCCCTCTTCGAGATCATGCAGAGCCACGCTGAGCAGGACCTCAATGACCAACTGGTCATCGACGCCGTCTGCATGCGCCTCTCGGCCGGAATCGAGGCGCTCGCCGCACTGGACCCAACAGAACTTCAGTCGCTGTTCGGCGCTGATTGGTCGCTCATGTGGGGCATGCGGAACCGGATCGCGCATGGATACCTTCTGGTGGACCCGACCGTCATCCGCGCGACGCTAACGCATGACGTTCCAACGATCGTGCGCCGGATCCGTCGAACCCTGGGCATCGCCCCCATTGATGGCGATCGCACGGAGGAACAGGCGTCCGAGCCTGCTGTTTCGCGCGCCAAGGTCGACCCGATCACCGGAGTATCTGACGAAGTTGACAGGTTCTGATGTCCGGCGATCAACAGCTGGATCCACACGGCCGACGTGAGGAGCTGGAGCGTCAAATCGCCAACCTCCGCGTTGAGAACCGGCGCTTGAGGAACCTCCTCAAGGTGACCGACGGCGTGGAGCCGCCGGTGCAGCAACCGACGCTGACGCCTTCCGATCCAGGTCTGGTGACCAACTCGTCACCGCCGGAGGCCAAACTGGCGTTGTTCGCCCGGATGTTCGCGGCGCGACGCGACGTCTACGCGCGGTACTGGGAGAACCCACGGAAGGGCACGAAGGGCTGGTCGCCAGTGGTGCGCGACGCGTTCGGCAAGGGCTCTCTGTGGGACCGGCGCCCGCTTCCGCTGACCGTCGACGCCCTTGTAGCGCACCTTCGGTCCGACGACGACTTGTTCATCGGGCTGTATCCCCTGCTGCCTGATGCGACCTGCTGGTGGCTCGCCGCAGACTTCGACGGTCCGCAGGCGATGCTGGACGCGCACGCCTACTCGAAGGCCGCCAGCTCGCTGGGCGTTCCCTGCGCATTGGAGATCTCCCAATCCGGCAAGGGCGCGCACGTCTGGACCTTCTTCACCTCCGCGACCCCGGCAGCTGACGCGCGGGCGCTGGGTACGGCCTGCATCCACAGGGCGATGGCGCTGCGTGGATCCATGCCGCTGGCCAGCTACGACCGCCTGTTCCCGAACCAGGACACCGTGCCTACAGGCTCGTCTGGGGTCGGAAACCTCATCGCCGCGCCCCTGAATGGCAACCGCCGGGTTGAACGCGGCACAACCCTGTTCATCGACATGGCCACGTGGGAGCCGTGGCCCGACCAGTGGGAGTACCTCTCGCATCTGGACAGGATGACTCCACGCCAGGTGGCAGCGGCGGGACGTCAGGAACGGGTGGTCGTCGGACCTGATGTGACGCGGCTGGAGGCTTCTCCTGCGACCGCGATCCACCCCAGCGTCCCCGCACTGGTGCGGTCGACACTCGGGGCGGCACTGACGATCCGGGATGGGGACCTGACGCCGGAGTTGTCGGCGGCACTGAGGCACAGCGCCACGATTCACAACCCAGCCTTCTACGAGGCGCAGCGCGCCCGCCGTTCCACCTGGAACATTCCCCGGTTCATCCAGGGCTTCGACGTGGCCATCAACGGCGACCTGATCCTCCCGCGCGGGCTTCGCCACCAGGCAGCGGACCTGATCGCGCAGGCCGCGAGCAACCTGGTCAGCGAGGATCAGCGCTGCCAGGGCACTGAGCTCGAAGTGCCTTTCCTCGGGGACCTTGACGACCGACAGACGGCAGCGGTGGACTCGATGCTGGCCCACGAGGACGGGATCCTGCATGCACCCACCGGCTCGGGAAAGACCGTGATGGCCTGCGCGATCATCGCCGAGCGAGCGGTCACCACCCTTGTGCTGATCAACAAGACGGCGCTCGCTTCCCAGTGGCGCGAACAGATTCAAGTCCTCCTCGGAGTCAAGGCCGGGCAACTCGGCGGGGGCCGCGTCAAGACACGGGGAGAGGTCGACATCATGCTTCTGCAGACGCTGGCCAGGCACAGCCCCGACGAGGTCCGCGAGCTCACCGCACCCTA
The DNA window shown above is from Tessaracoccus defluvii and carries:
- a CDS encoding nucleotidyltransferase domain-containing protein, with the protein product MSSTLAEAARRADQLIAQGRGELVRAVRQASAAGMTQTQIAAEIGRSQPEVSRLLRFHGTSPLGRRLRQHAGEVKGLVAAAGGRDVRVFGSVATGQDHEGSDVDLLFTMARPLSLMQLGALERDVSRVVGCPVDLVPDTVLRPDLRDRILAEAVAL
- the cas3 gene encoding CRISPR-associated helicase Cas3', encoding MTTRQLSEQAMSVWAKTGGPTEWLPLDQHLLDSVWIAAYLYDSWISHTVRERWNSTGLSDGQFRSMVLFLAGVHDVGKAAPAFVAQSEPLAQKARDAGLACRLMSEIRDDRRELPHSLISEYSLRQWLMLEGLDKEVAEPLASVVGAHHGTPMAEGRMRNPRIRKQGMGGDPWRAVRNELIDWISELTGFSEVLVSGDLPRIPLPILVEVTGLVIVSDWLASNTRLFPLRGRDEDGAPTLDMGARALHGWEEAAMPPPWEPAPVDTSDLEAFFRARFALPDDAVPHAVQQTAVELASTVDVGLMFIETSTGGGKTEAALAVAEVVGAQRGAQGILIALPTQATTDAMFTRIADWLERLPELPKESAAWAVTLGHGKASLNRRYAKMSEAVRNFDHVFNTARSSGIHEDETDGMLCNAVVHQWFLSSKRRLLANFSVVTIDQLLMAGLQRKHLMLAHVALSGKIVIIDEAHSSDEFMSVYLESVLSWLGAYDVSIIVLSATLTAERKRAMMKAYAGARSAEIDALPMCEDDYPLISVVPRDDQPVRLEVVDERGQERSVTWSWHGTSVEEIVASVRADADAGACVLVVRNTVKDAQATADALTEAGLPVTLNHAGFIAVDRANNDLDLIHRFGKGSDEETRPGQVVVATQVVEQSLDIDFDALYTDIAPADLLLQRIGRLHRHSWRARPESHREARTFFLTDVGSGPIPAPTKGSEIVYGGYLLLRTTEALTKHGAVITLPQDTAPLVASALGPEAELLSDWAGPVNTARGKYLAQIAKARAKAAQWCVRPWAGAEDDRATLGEWLATSGDFTELAMGAAVRDTEPSLEVILVPTLPDGSSAIRPPWLKTGTSILDVSSLPSDDLAREVASWSVRLPGRLTRWDGALDAVIQEIDRDPRTRRWLLRRHPLLRSELLLVMAQTHEGSNTLSTTLTVGTRSYELRYSPEQGMEVNDS
- a CDS encoding transposase; translated protein: MKRTSWSTGMSVTGDGGAVIAHAGSIGLRMLAENTGLTGALSTAMARRSFIPSVHDRGQVLTDVAVMLADGGEAISDIDVLRHQGQVLGPVASAPTVWRALDEVTDARRRKIQAARARVRRHVWAQLTAAGGVPASKVAGTDLGSTVVLDVDATIVVTHSEKELASPTFKRTFGYHPIGVWCDNTGEFLAAALRTGTVAATPVRPAAAGRQCGSPRSRWGRVTPTAGTFPRAHTHPPLQANGGERGIEPVVAPSGLLPERGAPHWRPFSAAMAAGPPERPVSWNRSP
- a CDS encoding DEAD/DEAH box helicase; the encoded protein is MTDGVEPPVQQPTLTPSDPGLVTNSSPPEAKLALFARMFAARRDVYARYWENPRKGTKGWSPVVRDAFGKGSLWDRRPLPLTVDALVAHLRSDDDLFIGLYPLLPDATCWWLAADFDGPQAMLDAHAYSKAASSLGVPCALEISQSGKGAHVWTFFTSATPAADARALGTACIHRAMALRGSMPLASYDRLFPNQDTVPTGSSGVGNLIAAPLNGNRRVERGTTLFIDMATWEPWPDQWEYLSHLDRMTPRQVAAAGRQERVVVGPDVTRLEASPATAIHPSVPALVRSTLGAALTIRDGDLTPELSAALRHSATIHNPAFYEAQRARRSTWNIPRFIQGFDVAINGDLILPRGLRHQAADLIAQAASNLVSEDQRCQGTELEVPFLGDLDDRQTAAVDSMLAHEDGILHAPTGSGKTVMACAIIAERAVTTLVLINKTALASQWREQIQVLLGVKAGQLGGGRVKTRGEVDIMLLQTLARHSPDEVRELTAPYGQVIVDECHHLAAGSFEKVVSHIESAWWLGLTATPERKDGLEQVTTWQLGPIRHTIRDTLPSEATLVTPYDGPHRVLHVHQTAYCSPRDLDMSAPGAIGQLGGRLAEDPDRNRQIAADISAALADGRKCLVLSRRRDHLTELAALLPEAEALIMRGGTGAKALAAIRARIADTSAGESLLVMTTVPYGGEGFDAPIIDTVILAGPISCPGLVIQAVGRALRRHEGKTDVVVHDYVDAEVPVLRAQYARRRSAYHQMGFAEGGQR
- a CDS encoding HepT-like ribonuclease domain-containing protein yields the protein MQSHAEQDLNDQLVIDAVCMRLSAGIEALAALDPTELQSLFGADWSLMWGMRNRIAHGYLLVDPTVIRATLTHDVPTIVRRIRRTLGIAPIDGDRTEEQASEPAVSRAKVDPITGVSDEVDRF